One Helianthus annuus cultivar XRQ/B chromosome 12, HanXRQr2.0-SUNRISE, whole genome shotgun sequence genomic region harbors:
- the LOC110896873 gene encoding transcription factor RHD6, with protein sequence MALTKERNPNDHSSHMPGLVHQSYKFYGTPNSEFEESESPEKKGTFAGSSSNSSSLSSPGSATNSGGLLYQTTINHLQQFQQEEGHSIISFKPGYYDHNFMQSGSGSCFLNFEENDEQPYSSKLSPDQLMNLGSGSLDSMRLLENMSNIRSGSIKENHDELESFAWPNPSSSDNYLATQESSFHKRAHSGESEQAFKKQCTTNTSTKKNKQKSAQPKDPQSIAAKNRRERISERLKVLQDLVPNGSKVDLVTMLEKAISYVKFLQLQVKVLATDEFWPVQGGKPPELSQVKDAIDAILSSSQRDRSSSSK encoded by the exons ATGGCACTTACCAAAGAAAGAAACCCTAATGATCACTCTTCACACATGCCTGGTTTAGTCCATCAATCCTACAAATTTTATGGAACACCCAACTCCGAATTCGAGGAGAGCGAAAGTCCAGAAAAGAAAGGGACATTTGCTGGAAGTTCTTCCAATTCTTCTTCGCTTTCTAGCCCAGGCAGTGCTACAAATTCGGGTGGGTTACTTTACCAAACCACTATTAATCACTTGCAACAATTCCAGCAGGAAGAAGGCCATTCGATTATAAGCTTCAAGCCGGGCTACTACGATCATAACTTCATGCAAAGTGGAAGTGGTTCATGTTTTCTTAACTTTGAAGAGAATGATGAACAACCTTATTCAAGTAAATTGAGCCCGGATCAGCTGATGAATCTTGGGTCTGGTTCGTTGGATAGCATGCGTTTGCTGGAGAATATGAGTAACATTCGGAGTGGTAGTATCAAAGAAAATCATGATGAGTTAGAATCATTTGCATGGCCAAATCCTTCATCTTCTGATAATTATCTTGCAACACAAGAATCATCTTTTCATAAGCGAGCTCATTCG GGAGAGAGTGAGCAAGCATTCAAGAAACAATGTACCACCAACACTTCAACAAAGAAGAATAAGCAAAAGTCAGCTCAACCCAAAGACCCACAAAGTATTGCTGCCAAG AATCGACGAGAACGAATCAGTGAGCGGCTAAAAGTTCTTCAGGATCTTGTGCCAAACGGTTCCAAG GTTGATTTGGTTACCATGTTAGAGAAAGCAATTAGTTATGTAAAGTTCCTACAGCTGCAAGTGAAA GTGTTGGCAACAGATGAGTTCTGGCCAGTGCAAGGTGGAAAACCACCTGAGCTTTCACAGGTGAAAGATGCCATTGATGCTATACTTTCATCTTCCCAGAGAGACAGAAGTTCAAGTTCTAAATAA